One Photobacterium sp. TY1-4 genomic window carries:
- a CDS encoding Ig-like domain-containing protein produces MRKEWGYLLLTAVLSGCGGGDTPKPEQPKDDGGTVVPTSYQVTFSGKVFAKAQTAQQLTFFAGDTQLGQGASQADGTYSIALTVDQSAYDQLQTVPLRVVASAGDIQLVALSSGTSPQTVKSLTRSVNLSSFSTAAYVLADLDQDGVVTAGEWDTYQAASEANRVNPNLLKLATSFEAVIAEQIESPTKSVLRWLQDLKSTTAWDQWLTAHEATLTTVWETTKTNAQLRQQAGNYLKGKALEDFTAADVLVKAPTLASCQLMIHITDVGANPHQVAVGQQLQLATDITDNLTGNVIQGRAAWSSSDAQRVNVNATGGITAKAAGKADITARYQHGQEACADEMTLTVIGVDPGEPVLSSIQFHRWPGAVNAGVTIALSVTGTWSDDTTTDISDQAVWRVAPDDLAVMNGHQLTALKAGVVTLTASFEGKTVTQQLTIKPPVPMPPELTAIAIEGSTLAKLVGEQWQLTAMGSYDNNSSANITAEVDWLSSDPAIATVSAQGLVTANAVGTTSITATKGAVSQQINMTVKTADPVVEALSVNGDFSDFNKGESTSIAVIADYSNGRIEDVTNQVTWEMSQAGIVEVSQSRISALREGSVTLTATWTLAGKTVQATLPVTVLPPSLVSIEPNILGGELRMQEGEVRRAIFTVTFSDQSEETYDNITIAADTDSSGLPVASYKKMNPIFGLIRAQRAGNTTLSIYDLPQRVLDQLPVEVVKQDRAEVKLVVDDNPDVYQWHREVTPFIGEQFIVSTQNVLCDNKVYRFSHKSVPVDSDWNAQSVLLSTFDGDQHTNSTLVLGTANKRGMISNQMVDGGGHGYYLLIAPDEQGVRAYYIYNLFESRRVLHTVDLTGAPGSLLTTGDTVQPFGFTAEGHLTVLDNTDATKFQVYMYRPQAGQPGKFEWVAGDTVVGEGLRFIQMPSVTEHLVLFEQGSTANVEPKYHFINRTTGQVDQVVQWRYPDSAVDTHCSGITLLPGSTLAELKAFCTVKDAGNTAVGYWLWEDLSQPPYEIALDLTVGDSYQGGDSPILTRTPDGTLLATGGFIQEQYNSWMQLHQVTSGTVATEPLYQVSEKSAAPIYSQLFPLGETANVLQTNPNVEGELLMLTNHGMAVKSKPMETWETNVSMYDLPQNISETQHLYYLNKTWYIIPNDLTKDIWRFQMRDPNVVQN; encoded by the coding sequence ATGAGAAAGGAATGGGGTTATCTTTTACTGACAGCGGTGTTAAGTGGCTGCGGTGGTGGTGATACGCCAAAACCGGAGCAGCCGAAAGATGACGGCGGGACCGTTGTGCCGACCAGTTATCAGGTGACGTTTTCCGGCAAAGTGTTTGCCAAAGCCCAAACGGCGCAGCAACTGACATTTTTCGCCGGTGACACCCAATTGGGCCAGGGGGCCAGTCAGGCAGACGGTACCTACAGCATCGCGTTGACGGTTGATCAATCTGCCTATGATCAACTACAGACGGTTCCGCTCCGTGTGGTGGCCTCGGCTGGAGATATTCAGCTGGTAGCCCTGTCTTCAGGTACGTCACCGCAGACGGTCAAATCGCTCACTCGCAGTGTAAATCTTTCCAGTTTCAGTACGGCAGCCTATGTACTCGCGGATCTGGATCAGGATGGCGTCGTAACGGCGGGTGAGTGGGATACTTATCAGGCCGCGTCCGAGGCCAATCGGGTCAATCCAAACCTGCTGAAATTGGCGACATCCTTTGAAGCCGTAATAGCGGAGCAGATAGAGAGCCCAACGAAATCGGTGCTGCGCTGGTTGCAGGATTTGAAGTCAACGACGGCCTGGGACCAATGGCTGACCGCGCACGAAGCGACGTTAACGACCGTGTGGGAAACAACCAAAACGAATGCGCAATTGCGCCAACAAGCCGGTAACTACCTCAAGGGGAAAGCGCTCGAGGATTTCACGGCCGCCGATGTGCTGGTGAAAGCACCGACGTTGGCGTCCTGTCAACTGATGATTCATATCACAGATGTCGGGGCGAATCCTCATCAGGTCGCCGTTGGCCAGCAGCTTCAGTTGGCGACGGATATCACCGACAATCTGACTGGTAATGTGATCCAGGGAAGAGCCGCTTGGTCGAGCAGCGATGCTCAACGAGTCAACGTCAATGCGACTGGTGGGATTACTGCCAAGGCCGCAGGGAAGGCGGATATCACAGCGCGTTATCAGCATGGGCAAGAGGCTTGCGCGGATGAGATGACCTTGACGGTGATCGGTGTTGATCCGGGGGAGCCGGTGTTGTCTTCGATCCAGTTTCATCGCTGGCCGGGAGCAGTCAACGCAGGAGTGACCATTGCACTTTCCGTTACCGGAACTTGGTCGGATGATACCACCACGGATATTTCCGATCAGGCGGTGTGGCGAGTTGCGCCGGACGACTTGGCTGTAATGAATGGCCATCAGTTGACAGCGCTGAAAGCCGGAGTGGTGACGCTGACGGCCAGTTTCGAAGGCAAGACGGTCACCCAACAGCTGACGATTAAACCGCCGGTGCCAATGCCGCCGGAACTGACCGCCATTGCAATTGAGGGCAGCACTTTGGCGAAGCTGGTTGGTGAGCAGTGGCAACTGACGGCGATGGGCAGCTATGACAACAATAGTAGCGCGAATATTACGGCAGAAGTGGACTGGTTGTCTTCAGATCCCGCGATAGCGACGGTGTCGGCCCAGGGTTTGGTCACGGCGAACGCTGTCGGCACGACATCGATCACGGCGACCAAGGGGGCGGTGTCTCAGCAAATCAACATGACGGTGAAGACGGCTGATCCCGTCGTCGAGGCGTTATCTGTCAACGGTGACTTTAGTGATTTCAATAAAGGGGAATCCACTTCGATTGCGGTGATCGCGGACTACAGTAACGGGCGTATCGAGGATGTCACAAATCAGGTGACCTGGGAGATGAGCCAAGCCGGGATCGTTGAGGTGAGTCAGAGCCGGATCTCCGCGTTGCGTGAAGGTTCTGTAACACTGACGGCAACTTGGACCCTGGCGGGTAAAACCGTACAGGCGACGCTACCGGTGACGGTCCTGCCACCGTCACTCGTCTCGATTGAGCCGAATATTCTGGGTGGCGAACTCAGAATGCAAGAAGGGGAGGTGAGGCGCGCAATTTTTACGGTGACCTTCTCAGATCAGTCGGAAGAGACATACGATAACATCACAATTGCGGCCGATACGGACTCCTCGGGGTTACCGGTGGCGTCGTACAAGAAGATGAATCCGATTTTCGGCTTGATCCGCGCGCAGCGGGCAGGAAATACGACGCTGTCGATTTATGACTTGCCACAGCGGGTGTTGGACCAACTGCCGGTCGAGGTCGTGAAACAGGATCGGGCGGAGGTCAAACTGGTGGTTGATGATAATCCGGATGTTTATCAGTGGCACCGGGAAGTCACCCCGTTTATTGGTGAGCAGTTTATCGTGAGTACGCAAAATGTCTTGTGTGACAATAAGGTCTATCGCTTCAGCCATAAAAGCGTTCCGGTGGACAGCGACTGGAATGCCCAGAGTGTTTTACTCTCGACCTTTGATGGAGATCAGCATACAAACAGCACCTTGGTCTTAGGTACAGCCAATAAGCGAGGGATGATTTCGAATCAAATGGTTGATGGTGGCGGCCATGGCTATTACTTGCTGATCGCCCCTGATGAGCAAGGTGTGAGAGCGTACTATATCTACAATCTGTTTGAGTCACGCAGAGTCTTGCATACGGTGGATCTGACCGGCGCGCCGGGCAGCCTGCTGACAACCGGAGATACGGTACAACCCTTTGGTTTTACTGCTGAAGGTCATCTGACGGTGCTGGATAATACCGATGCCACTAAATTCCAAGTGTATATGTATCGTCCGCAGGCCGGTCAGCCCGGAAAGTTTGAGTGGGTTGCCGGGGATACGGTGGTTGGTGAAGGACTGCGGTTTATTCAGATGCCGAGTGTAACCGAACATCTGGTGCTGTTCGAGCAGGGCAGCACTGCGAATGTGGAACCAAAGTATCACTTTATCAACCGGACAACCGGACAGGTCGATCAGGTCGTTCAATGGCGTTATCCGGATTCGGCTGTCGATACGCATTGTAGTGGGATCACCTTGCTGCCCGGCAGCACACTTGCTGAGCTGAAAGCATTCTGTACCGTGAAAGATGCGGGTAACACTGCTGTTGGGTACTGGCTGTGGGAAGATCTCAGTCAACCGCCGTATGAAATTGCGCTGGATCTGACCGTGGGGGATTCCTACCAAGGGGGCGATTCCCCAATCTTGACCCGGACACCTGACGGAACGTTGCTTGCTACCGGTGGATTTATTCAGGAGCAATATAATTCATGGATGCAACTGCATCAGGTGACTTCTGGCACTGTCGCGACTGAGCCGCTGTATCAAGTGTCGGAGAAGTCGGCGGCGCCGATCTACAGCCAACTGTTCCCGCTGGGTGAGACTGCCAATGTGTTGCAGACCAACCCGAATGTTGAGGGCGAACTGCTGATGCTGACCAATCACGGGATGGCGGTGAAGTCAAAGCCGATGGAAACCTGGGAAACGAATGTGAGTATGTATGATTTGCCGCAGAACATTTCTGAAACGCAGCATTTGTACTACTTGAATAAAACCTGGTACATCATTCCGAATGATCTGACAAAGGATATCTGGCGCTTCCAGATGCGTGATCCAAACGTCGTTCAGAATTAA
- a CDS encoding LysR family transcriptional regulator: MTRASLPIGQIGDYEIKQLKIFKTVVDCGGFSAAETELNISRSTISIHISNLESRLNLILCRRGRAGFALTEEGSVVYDATIKLLGELEDFRNTINDLDAQPAGSLTVLFSDTISLDSRARIPKVFQRFAKLAPEVYLTSEVARMTEIERQVMNEEADVGFIPFHRSLEGLEYQHIYSDHCFLYCSPDNPLFNLSEDELSDEIIDGYPAVYAGMKTQEIIHGHLANMNLKATAYNYESRLALLLSGKFIGFLPAHYAQPYVDRGELKAIAQDRRLYTLEIMAITKKTSAVNKVRSLFIKNLRDCYRDQ; encoded by the coding sequence ATGACAAGAGCCTCTCTGCCGATCGGACAGATCGGGGATTACGAAATCAAGCAACTGAAAATCTTTAAAACCGTGGTCGACTGCGGCGGGTTCTCCGCGGCCGAAACCGAATTGAACATCAGCCGCTCCACCATCAGTATTCATATTTCCAATCTGGAATCCCGGCTCAATCTCATCCTGTGCCGTCGCGGTCGGGCCGGGTTCGCCCTCACCGAAGAAGGCTCTGTGGTCTACGATGCCACCATCAAACTGCTTGGCGAATTGGAAGATTTCCGCAACACCATTAACGATCTCGACGCTCAACCGGCCGGCAGCCTGACCGTGCTGTTCAGCGATACCATCAGTCTCGACAGCCGGGCCCGGATCCCCAAAGTCTTCCAGCGTTTTGCCAAACTGGCGCCTGAGGTATATCTGACCTCAGAAGTCGCCCGAATGACCGAAATTGAACGCCAGGTGATGAACGAGGAAGCTGATGTCGGCTTTATTCCCTTCCACCGCAGCCTGGAAGGACTGGAATATCAGCACATTTATTCCGACCATTGCTTTCTGTATTGCAGCCCGGACAATCCGCTGTTTAACCTGTCAGAAGACGAGCTGAGTGATGAGATCATTGACGGGTACCCAGCAGTCTATGCCGGGATGAAAACCCAGGAAATTATTCACGGCCATCTGGCGAATATGAACCTCAAAGCCACCGCCTATAATTACGAATCCCGCCTGGCGCTGCTGCTCTCAGGCAAATTTATCGGCTTTCTGCCGGCGCATTATGCCCAGCCTTATGTCGATCGCGGGGAGCTCAAGGCCATCGCCCAGGATCGACGGCTGTATACGCTGGAAATCATGGCGATCACCAAGAAAACCAGCGCCGTGAACAAGGTCCGCTCCCTGTTCATCAAAAACCTGCGTGATTGCTATCGTGATCAATAA
- the lhgO gene encoding L-2-hydroxyglutarate oxidase yields MDQIYDYLIIGGGIVGVSTAWQLQQRYPDKTIALIEKEAGLSRHQTGHNSGVIHAGVYYAPGSLKAEFCKAGVAATTEFCRQHNIPVENCGKLLVATNPLELERMQALYQRCADNGLDVELLDQAALQQKEPNIEGLGAIFVSTTSIVNYRQVTEKMAQEFTALGGQVLLETAVTGLVETDAEVTVQASRRGEPVALAGRFLVVCSGLMADRMTRMLGIETGFQIIPYRGEYYQLPEKYNAIVNHLIYPIPDPDLPFLGVHLTRMIDGSVTVGPNAVQGWKREGYGKINLSLRDMLDMFTFSGFWKVTRKHLKTGLVETKNSWWKPGYLKLVNKYCPKIQLTDLKPYPAGIRAQAVLKDGTLVHDFLFAESPRSLHVCNAPSPAATSAIPIGNYICDKVAQKQSPAPADSLQKSAAA; encoded by the coding sequence GTGGATCAGATTTACGATTACCTCATTATCGGCGGCGGCATTGTCGGGGTGTCAACCGCCTGGCAGTTGCAGCAGCGCTATCCGGATAAAACTATTGCTTTGATTGAAAAAGAAGCCGGGTTATCCCGTCATCAGACCGGCCATAACAGCGGCGTGATCCATGCCGGGGTTTACTATGCACCGGGCAGTCTGAAGGCTGAATTTTGTAAGGCCGGGGTGGCTGCCACCACTGAGTTTTGCCGGCAGCACAACATTCCGGTGGAAAACTGCGGCAAGTTGCTGGTGGCGACCAACCCGCTCGAGCTGGAGCGGATGCAGGCGCTGTATCAGCGCTGCGCTGACAACGGGCTCGATGTTGAGTTGCTGGATCAGGCGGCTTTGCAGCAAAAAGAGCCGAACATTGAAGGGCTGGGGGCAATTTTCGTCAGTACCACCAGTATCGTCAACTATCGCCAGGTGACGGAAAAAATGGCCCAAGAGTTTACTGCGCTGGGCGGACAGGTTTTGTTGGAAACCGCGGTGACCGGGCTGGTTGAAACGGATGCCGAGGTGACGGTTCAAGCCAGCCGCCGCGGGGAGCCGGTGGCACTGGCGGGCCGCTTTCTGGTGGTCTGCTCCGGTCTGATGGCGGATCGGATGACCCGGATGCTGGGAATTGAGACCGGCTTTCAGATCATTCCCTACCGCGGCGAATATTATCAGCTGCCGGAAAAATATAACGCGATCGTCAATCATTTGATTTATCCGATCCCGGATCCGGATCTGCCGTTTCTCGGGGTGCACCTGACTCGGATGATTGACGGCTCGGTGACGGTCGGGCCGAATGCGGTGCAGGGTTGGAAGCGGGAAGGCTACGGTAAAATTAACCTCAGCCTGCGCGATATGCTCGATATGTTCACCTTTAGTGGGTTCTGGAAGGTGACGCGCAAACACCTCAAAACCGGGTTGGTTGAAACCAAGAACTCCTGGTGGAAACCCGGTTATCTTAAGTTGGTGAACAAGTATTGTCCGAAGATTCAGCTCACGGATCTCAAACCGTATCCCGCCGGGATCCGTGCCCAGGCGGTGCTCAAAGATGGCACCTTGGTGCATGATTTTCTGTTTGCCGAAAGTCCGCGTAGTTTGCATGTCTGTAACGCACCGTCGCCGGCTGCCACTTCAGCGATCCCGATCGGCAATTATATCTGCGACAAAGTGGCGCAGAAGCAAAGCCCGGCGCCGGCGGATTCGCTTCAAAAGTCAGCAGCGGCCTAA
- a CDS encoding NAD-dependent succinate-semialdehyde dehydrogenase, translating to MEKLRLALSAGYINGQWVAAESGASVPVANPATGEVITHVPDMGPHEAEAAVLAADAAFQRWRKTTAKHRAGLLRAWFNLMVEHAEELARLLTSEQGKPYKEAYGEVLYGASFIEWFAEEAKRTYGDHIPSAMPGTRYLTLKQPVGVVTAITPWNFPIAMITRKVAPALAAGCTVVVKPGEDTPLCALAMAKLAELAGIPAGVINVVTTANPAPVGEVLCTHPLVRKVSFTGSTPVGKHILRQAADTVKKVSMELGGNAPFMVFDDADLDKAVQGALISKYRNAGQTCVCTNRLYVHDAVYDQFMARYIEAVSRLKVGDGLAEGTDIGPLINARAITKVDNLVAEAVCQGANLVLGGAVSDVGPQFYQPTILTDVTEQMAIAHQELFGPVTTVFRFNDEADVVRRANDTPFGLAAYFYTRDHSRIWRVSEALEYGIVGINEGIISTEVAPFGGVKESGCGREGSKYGIEDYLEIKYLCLGIDS from the coding sequence ATGGAAAAATTACGTCTGGCTTTGTCTGCCGGTTATATCAACGGACAGTGGGTTGCGGCCGAGAGCGGGGCAAGCGTCCCGGTGGCGAACCCGGCGACCGGCGAAGTGATCACCCATGTGCCGGACATGGGGCCCCATGAAGCGGAAGCGGCGGTGCTGGCGGCCGATGCCGCGTTTCAACGCTGGCGTAAAACGACGGCCAAGCACCGGGCCGGATTGCTCAGAGCCTGGTTTAATTTAATGGTTGAACATGCCGAGGAACTGGCGCGGCTGCTGACGTCCGAACAGGGAAAGCCTTACAAGGAAGCCTACGGCGAAGTGCTTTACGGTGCTTCTTTCATTGAGTGGTTTGCCGAAGAAGCTAAACGAACTTACGGCGATCATATTCCTTCGGCGATGCCGGGCACCCGTTATTTGACGCTGAAGCAGCCGGTCGGGGTGGTCACCGCCATTACCCCGTGGAATTTCCCGATTGCAATGATCACCCGCAAAGTTGCGCCGGCCCTGGCGGCGGGCTGTACCGTGGTGGTGAAACCGGGGGAAGATACCCCACTGTGCGCCCTGGCGATGGCCAAACTGGCGGAGCTGGCTGGGATCCCGGCCGGGGTGATCAACGTGGTGACGACCGCAAACCCTGCCCCCGTCGGCGAAGTGCTTTGTACTCACCCCTTGGTGCGAAAAGTCTCTTTTACCGGTTCAACACCGGTCGGAAAACACATCTTGCGTCAGGCCGCCGATACGGTGAAGAAAGTGTCGATGGAGCTGGGCGGCAACGCGCCGTTTATGGTGTTTGACGATGCCGATCTCGACAAAGCGGTGCAGGGCGCGCTGATCTCCAAATATCGCAATGCCGGGCAAACCTGCGTATGTACCAACCGGTTGTATGTGCACGATGCCGTATACGATCAGTTCATGGCCCGTTACATCGAAGCGGTGAGCCGGTTGAAGGTTGGGGATGGCCTGGCGGAAGGCACGGATATTGGCCCGCTGATCAATGCGCGCGCGATTACTAAGGTTGACAATTTAGTGGCGGAAGCGGTTTGCCAGGGGGCCAATTTGGTTCTGGGCGGCGCAGTGTCCGATGTCGGCCCACAATTCTATCAGCCGACGATACTGACCGATGTCACCGAACAGATGGCCATTGCGCATCAGGAGCTGTTCGGGCCGGTCACCACGGTATTTCGGTTTAACGACGAAGCCGATGTGGTTCGCCGCGCGAATGATACGCCTTTTGGTCTGGCAGCCTATTTCTATACCCGTGACCACAGCCGGATTTGGCGGGTCAGTGAAGCACTGGAATACGGGATAGTCGGGATCAACGAAGGTATTATTTCCACCGAAGTGGCGCCGTTCGGGGGGGTGAAAGAGTCCGGGTGTGGCCGCGAAGGTTCAAAATACGGCATTGAAGATTATCTGGAAATAAAATATCTCTGCTTAGGGATCGACTCATAA
- a CDS encoding TRAP transporter substrate-binding protein, translating to MLKTLFKSRKKSVKQTLAGYLLAFSATLPMIPEAVAAEHNWRFVNLYSRGTAYGEVYKHFAENIEAMSGGRISVQVMYAGEGVGQTGVLGSVKSGLITMGAPFQPMHAGEFPPGVVEVGLPGMTDDVGELSALFHERGWGEVLAEAYDKQNLVWLEPYIQLPVYVLTKQPINSIEDFKGMKIRAPGAYGKFLRKLGASPASLSWSEIYTSLATGVIDGSIGSNLIDHRDGNHVEVAKYMYPLPIAGAQALPIVVNKQAWRKLPDDLKAIVRGASAQHAREQMTKSRLWESQAIADMQAKGMKWSPQPSEADVRQWNAAANSLWSEYATSDKYSSRLVTILQQ from the coding sequence ATGCTGAAGACCTTATTCAAGTCACGGAAGAAAAGTGTCAAGCAAACCCTGGCTGGTTATCTGTTGGCGTTTTCCGCCACATTGCCGATGATCCCGGAAGCTGTCGCAGCTGAGCACAACTGGCGTTTCGTGAACCTGTACTCCCGCGGTACCGCCTATGGTGAGGTGTACAAACATTTTGCGGAAAATATTGAAGCCATGTCCGGCGGCCGGATTTCGGTCCAGGTCATGTATGCCGGGGAGGGCGTTGGCCAGACTGGGGTACTGGGGTCGGTGAAATCGGGTCTGATCACTATGGGGGCACCGTTTCAGCCGATGCATGCCGGAGAATTCCCGCCGGGTGTGGTGGAAGTCGGCTTGCCGGGCATGACCGATGATGTGGGTGAACTCAGTGCCCTGTTCCATGAACGGGGGTGGGGTGAGGTGCTGGCCGAAGCGTATGACAAGCAGAATCTGGTCTGGCTGGAGCCCTATATCCAATTGCCGGTATACGTGCTGACCAAGCAGCCGATCAATTCGATTGAAGATTTCAAAGGGATGAAAATCCGCGCGCCGGGTGCCTACGGGAAATTCCTGCGCAAGCTGGGCGCGTCGCCTGCATCGCTGTCCTGGAGTGAGATTTATACCAGCCTGGCCACCGGCGTGATTGACGGCTCGATCGGTAGTAACCTGATTGATCACCGTGACGGAAACCATGTCGAAGTCGCCAAGTATATGTATCCGTTGCCGATCGCCGGGGCCCAGGCGCTGCCGATTGTGGTCAACAAGCAAGCCTGGCGTAAGCTGCCGGACGACCTGAAAGCCATTGTCCGAGGGGCCAGTGCCCAGCATGCCCGTGAGCAGATGACGAAGTCCCGCTTGTGGGAGTCGCAGGCGATAGCCGACATGCAGGCCAAAGGGATGAAATGGAGCCCGCAGCCAAGTGAAGCCGATGTTCGGCAGTGGAACGCAGCCGCCAATTCGCTGTGGAGCGAGTACGCGACATCCGATAAATACAGCAGCCGTCTGGTGACAATCCTTCAGCAGTAA
- the glaH gene encoding glutarate dioxygenase GlaH: protein MNIAPALNDNLTRYTGFCVSPFAANPRLQVVTLDNDTLARFADLTANWSLQSIEYKPFLRFATADALDKACNYELGKLLVGIMENRDTGAFLLQADEQAQAGFEDSDAQREFFVKLSTAASHLIGLPNFDAMYGKYYARFTVRNEDSSDSYLRQAHRRMELHNDGTYVNERTDFVLMMKMDEQNMEMGDSLLLHVDDWQDLERFYHHPMAKQNIVWSAPPSKNVGYAIEHPVFFEEDKNGKPHMLFIDQFAQPQNMQQGLYLHQMGESLESDTNCFNVRVKTGAMLVVQNHCWLHGRDKFVAHPGLKRELLRQRGHFTR, encoded by the coding sequence ATGAATATTGCCCCAGCGCTGAACGATAACCTGACGCGTTATACCGGTTTTTGTGTTTCCCCATTCGCAGCCAACCCACGCCTGCAGGTCGTGACGCTGGATAACGACACCTTGGCCCGGTTTGCCGATTTAACCGCCAACTGGAGCCTGCAGTCGATCGAATACAAGCCGTTTTTGCGCTTTGCCACTGCGGATGCGCTGGATAAAGCCTGTAACTATGAGTTGGGTAAGCTGCTGGTTGGGATCATGGAAAACCGTGACACCGGGGCATTTCTGCTCCAGGCCGATGAACAGGCCCAGGCCGGGTTTGAAGACAGTGACGCGCAGCGCGAATTCTTCGTCAAGCTTTCCACTGCGGCTTCTCACCTGATTGGTTTGCCGAACTTTGATGCCATGTACGGCAAGTACTATGCCCGCTTTACGGTGCGCAATGAAGACAGCAGTGACAGCTACCTGCGCCAGGCCCATCGCCGGATGGAGCTGCACAATGACGGCACCTACGTCAATGAGCGAACCGATTTTGTCCTGATGATGAAGATGGATGAGCAGAACATGGAGATGGGCGATTCCCTGCTGCTGCATGTGGATGACTGGCAGGATCTGGAGCGTTTTTATCATCACCCGATGGCCAAGCAGAATATTGTCTGGAGCGCGCCGCCGAGCAAAAATGTCGGTTACGCCATTGAGCACCCGGTGTTCTTTGAAGAAGACAAAAACGGCAAGCCGCATATGCTGTTTATCGACCAGTTCGCGCAGCCGCAAAACATGCAGCAGGGGCTGTACCTGCACCAGATGGGTGAGTCGTTGGAAAGTGACACCAACTGCTTCAATGTCCGGGTCAAAACCGGTGCCATGCTGGTGGTACAGAACCACTGCTGGCTCCATGGCCGAGACAAGTTTGTCGCCCATCCGGGGCTGAAGCGTGAACTGCTGCGTCAGCGCGGTCACTTCACGCGCTAA
- a CDS encoding TRAP transporter small permease subunit, whose translation MLKMAIRGVCLTINRLVFWVGASASVLMPFLALTVAFEVFSRYVLGAPTIWAYDVSLFLFGYIAALGGALAQQRKAHINVDVLYLSVPPRIKALFNLFSYMLAMFFLAVVLKMSFGKFEEAIEFNYRRQSEWAPSMTHFWVMMMVACGVFLLQYLSDLIQDVYFLMTGRDVLASPSEVVEQQGHYLTAGEDA comes from the coding sequence ATGTTAAAAATGGCAATACGAGGCGTTTGCCTGACAATCAATCGACTGGTGTTTTGGGTGGGGGCATCCGCATCTGTCCTGATGCCTTTTCTGGCCCTGACGGTGGCATTTGAAGTGTTCTCCCGGTATGTCTTGGGGGCGCCGACCATCTGGGCGTACGATGTTTCCCTGTTTCTGTTTGGCTATATTGCCGCCCTGGGTGGTGCGCTGGCGCAGCAAAGAAAGGCCCATATCAACGTCGACGTGCTGTATCTGTCGGTCCCGCCGCGCATCAAAGCCCTGTTTAACCTCTTTTCGTATATGCTGGCGATGTTTTTCCTGGCGGTAGTGCTGAAGATGAGCTTCGGTAAATTTGAAGAGGCCATTGAGTTTAACTATCGTCGCCAGTCGGAATGGGCGCCGAGTATGACGCATTTCTGGGTCATGATGATGGTCGCCTGTGGGGTGTTTTTGCTGCAGTACCTCAGCGATCTGATACAGGATGTCTATTTTCTGATGACAGGACGAGATGTACTGGCATCGCCCTCTGAAGTGGTTGAACAACAAGGCCATTATCTGACGGCCGGGGAGGATGCATGA